In Aegilops tauschii subsp. strangulata cultivar AL8/78 chromosome 3, Aet v6.0, whole genome shotgun sequence, one genomic interval encodes:
- the LOC109777426 gene encoding MADS-box transcription factor 23-like encodes MGRGKVEMKRIDNKLSRQATFHKRRRGLLKKAQELAVLCDAHLGVLVFSSTGELYDYCSPHTSWSELIQRYKGITNAQLQGTNRDDDQKLLEDIARLKRERDHLVASHRMMTGEDMPCSTTKEELADLEQKLECALGKVREMKDKFLNQQLEESRHKVSILEEKNSLMRHVMNHDEQPRAVVEAELMAPMMLPASAFGGFFPEAEEEGLSTSLQLWPQQLPDVQDPSLQ; translated from the exons ATGGGGCGCGGGAAGGTGGAGATGAAGAGGATCGACAACAAGTTGTCGAGGCAGGCCACCTTCCACAAGCGCCGCCGCGGGCTGCTGAAGAAGGCACAGGAGCTGGCCGTGCTCTGCGACGCGCACCTCGGCGTCCTTGTCTTCTCCAGCACCGGCGAGCTCTACGACTACTGCAGCCCCCATACCAG CTGGAGTGAGCTAATTCAGCGCTACAAGGGCATCACCAACGCCCAGTTGCAGGGGACAAATCGTGATGACGATCAG AAACTGCTGGAGGATATCGCAAGGCTGAAGCGTGAGCGTGACCATCTCGTGGCCAGCCATCGGATGATGACCGGAGAAGACATGCCATGTTCAACCACCAAGGAGGAACTCGCCGATCTGGAGCAGAAGCTAGAGTGCGCGCTGGGTAAAGTCCGTGAAATGAAG GATAAATTTCTGAACCAGCAGTTAGAGGAATCACGCCACAAG GTGAGCATCTTGGAGGAGAAGAACAGCCTCATGCGCCACGTG ATGAACCATGACGAGCAGCCTCGTGCGGTAGTGGAGGCGGAGCTCATGGCGCCGATGATGCTACCGGCGTCGGCGTTCGGGGGCTTCTTcccggaggcggaggaggagggatTGTCCACGTCTCTGCAGCTGTGGCCGCAGCAGCTCCCCGACGTGCAGGATCCTAGCCTGCAGTGA